One Leopardus geoffroyi isolate Oge1 chromosome C1, O.geoffroyi_Oge1_pat1.0, whole genome shotgun sequence DNA segment encodes these proteins:
- the VPS72 gene encoding vacuolar protein sorting-associated protein 72 homolog isoform X2 has protein sequence MVLHQRYRKESLFKKEKIEELSLCFFQLSSLNESGDDEYQGDQSDTEDEVDSDFDIDEGDEPSSDGEAEEPRRKRRVVTKAYKEPLKSLRPRKVSTPAGSSQKAREEKALLPLELQDDGSDSRKSMRQSTAEHTRQTFLRVQERQGQSRRRKGPHCERPLTQEELLREAKITEELNLRSLETYERLEADKKKQVHKKRKCPGPIITYHSVTVPLVGEPGPKEENVDVEGLDPAPTASALTPRAGTGPIVPPARCSRTFITFSDDATFEEWFPQGRPPKVPVREVCPVTHRPALYRDPVTDIPYATARAFKIIREAYKKYITAHGLPPTASALGPGPPPPEPLPGSGPRALRQKIVIK, from the exons ATGGTTCTTCACCAGAGGTATAGAAAGGAAtctcttttcaaaaaagaaaaaatagaggagCTTAGCCTATGCTTTTTCCAGCTTTCAAGTCTCAAT GAATCTGGAGATGATGAATATCAAGGGGACCAGTCAGACACAGAGGATGAAGTGGACTCTGACTTTGACATTGATGAAGGGGATGAACCATCCAGTGATGGAGAAGCAGAAGAGCCTAGAAGGAAGCGCCGAGTAGTCACCAAAGCATATAAG GAGCCTCTCAAGAGCTTGAGGCCTCGAAAGGTCAGCACTCCAGCTGGTAGCTCTCAGAAGGCCCGAGAAGAGAAAGCTCTGCTGCCATTAGAACTACAAGATGATGGCTCTGACA GTCGGAAGTCCATGCGTCAGTCTACAGCTGAGCATACAAGACAGACATTTCTTCGGGTacaggagaggcagggacagtCACGGAGGCGAAAGGGGCCCCATTGTGAGCGGCCACTGACCCAGGAGGAGCTGCTAAGAGAGGCCAAGATCACAGAGGAGCTCAACTTACGTTCACTAG AGACCTATGAGCGGCTTGAGGCTGACAAAAAGAAGCAGGTGCACAAGAAGCGGAAGTGCCCTGGGCCCATAATCACCTATCATTCGGTGACGGTGCCGCTCGTTGGGGAGCCAGGCCCTAAAGAAGAGAATGTGGATGTGGAAGG aCTGGATCCTGCTCCCACAGCTTCTGCACTGACTCCCCGTGCCGGCACTGGACCCATCGTCCCTCCTGCTCGCTGCTCCCGTACCTTCATCACTTTCAGTGATGATGCGACATTCGAGGAATGGTTTCCCCAAGGGCGGCCCCCAAAGGTCCCTGTTCGGGAGGTCTGCCCTGTGACCCATCGCCCAGCTCTGTACCGGGATCCTGTCACAGACATCCCCTACGCCACTGCTCGAGCCTTCAAGATCATCCGTGAGGCCTATAAGAAGTACATCACTGCCCATGGACTGCCGCCCACGGCCTCAGCACTGGGCCCTGGCCCGCCACCTCCCgagcccctccctggctctgggCCTCGAGCCTTGCGCCAGAAAATTGTCATCAAATAA
- the VPS72 gene encoding vacuolar protein sorting-associated protein 72 homolog isoform X1: MSLAGGRAPRKTAGNRLSGLLEAEEEDEFYQTTYGGFTEESGDDEYQGDQSDTEDEVDSDFDIDEGDEPSSDGEAEEPRRKRRVVTKAYKEPLKSLRPRKVSTPAGSSQKAREEKALLPLELQDDGSDSRKSMRQSTAEHTRQTFLRVQERQGQSRRRKGPHCERPLTQEELLREAKITEELNLRSLETYERLEADKKKQVHKKRKCPGPIITYHSVTVPLVGEPGPKEENVDVEGLDPAPTASALTPRAGTGPIVPPARCSRTFITFSDDATFEEWFPQGRPPKVPVREVCPVTHRPALYRDPVTDIPYATARAFKIIREAYKKYITAHGLPPTASALGPGPPPPEPLPGSGPRALRQKIVIK; this comes from the exons ATGAGTTTGGCTGGGGGCCGGGCCCCCCGGAAGACCGCGGGGAACCGGCTTTCTGGCctcctggaggcagaggaggaagatgagttCTACCAGACGACTTATGGGGGTTTCACAGAG GAATCTGGAGATGATGAATATCAAGGGGACCAGTCAGACACAGAGGATGAAGTGGACTCTGACTTTGACATTGATGAAGGGGATGAACCATCCAGTGATGGAGAAGCAGAAGAGCCTAGAAGGAAGCGCCGAGTAGTCACCAAAGCATATAAG GAGCCTCTCAAGAGCTTGAGGCCTCGAAAGGTCAGCACTCCAGCTGGTAGCTCTCAGAAGGCCCGAGAAGAGAAAGCTCTGCTGCCATTAGAACTACAAGATGATGGCTCTGACA GTCGGAAGTCCATGCGTCAGTCTACAGCTGAGCATACAAGACAGACATTTCTTCGGGTacaggagaggcagggacagtCACGGAGGCGAAAGGGGCCCCATTGTGAGCGGCCACTGACCCAGGAGGAGCTGCTAAGAGAGGCCAAGATCACAGAGGAGCTCAACTTACGTTCACTAG AGACCTATGAGCGGCTTGAGGCTGACAAAAAGAAGCAGGTGCACAAGAAGCGGAAGTGCCCTGGGCCCATAATCACCTATCATTCGGTGACGGTGCCGCTCGTTGGGGAGCCAGGCCCTAAAGAAGAGAATGTGGATGTGGAAGG aCTGGATCCTGCTCCCACAGCTTCTGCACTGACTCCCCGTGCCGGCACTGGACCCATCGTCCCTCCTGCTCGCTGCTCCCGTACCTTCATCACTTTCAGTGATGATGCGACATTCGAGGAATGGTTTCCCCAAGGGCGGCCCCCAAAGGTCCCTGTTCGGGAGGTCTGCCCTGTGACCCATCGCCCAGCTCTGTACCGGGATCCTGTCACAGACATCCCCTACGCCACTGCTCGAGCCTTCAAGATCATCCGTGAGGCCTATAAGAAGTACATCACTGCCCATGGACTGCCGCCCACGGCCTCAGCACTGGGCCCTGGCCCGCCACCTCCCgagcccctccctggctctgggCCTCGAGCCTTGCGCCAGAAAATTGTCATCAAATAA
- the VPS72 gene encoding vacuolar protein sorting-associated protein 72 homolog isoform X3, producing the protein MSLAGGRAPRKTAGNRLSGLLEAEEEDEFYQTTYGGFTEESGDDEYQGDQSDTEDEVDSDFDIDEGDEPSSDGEAEEPRRKRRVVTKAYKEPLKSLRPRKVSTPAGSSQKAREEKALLPLELQDDGSDSRKSMRQSTAEHTRQTFLRVQERQGQSRRRKGPHCERPLTQEELLREAKITEELNLRSLDWILLPQLLH; encoded by the exons ATGAGTTTGGCTGGGGGCCGGGCCCCCCGGAAGACCGCGGGGAACCGGCTTTCTGGCctcctggaggcagaggaggaagatgagttCTACCAGACGACTTATGGGGGTTTCACAGAG GAATCTGGAGATGATGAATATCAAGGGGACCAGTCAGACACAGAGGATGAAGTGGACTCTGACTTTGACATTGATGAAGGGGATGAACCATCCAGTGATGGAGAAGCAGAAGAGCCTAGAAGGAAGCGCCGAGTAGTCACCAAAGCATATAAG GAGCCTCTCAAGAGCTTGAGGCCTCGAAAGGTCAGCACTCCAGCTGGTAGCTCTCAGAAGGCCCGAGAAGAGAAAGCTCTGCTGCCATTAGAACTACAAGATGATGGCTCTGACA GTCGGAAGTCCATGCGTCAGTCTACAGCTGAGCATACAAGACAGACATTTCTTCGGGTacaggagaggcagggacagtCACGGAGGCGAAAGGGGCCCCATTGTGAGCGGCCACTGACCCAGGAGGAGCTGCTAAGAGAGGCCAAGATCACAGAGGAGCTCAACTTACGTTCACTAG aCTGGATCCTGCTCCCACAGCTTCTGCACTGA